The Helianthus annuus cultivar XRQ/B chromosome 16, HanXRQr2.0-SUNRISE, whole genome shotgun sequence genome includes a window with the following:
- the LOC110915671 gene encoding probable inactive purple acid phosphatase 27 isoform X2: MQQVPYICTAPIKYAFANYSNPGYAKTGKSTLKLQIINQRADFSFALFSGGLSNPKLVAYSNFISFANPKAPLYPRLALGKSWNEMTVTWTSGYNINEATPVVSWGVIGERAMLSPAGTRTFHQNSMCDSPARTVGWRDPGFIHTSFLNNLWPNTKYFYKMGHKLANGTYIWSKKKYSFTSPPYPGQESLQRVVIFGDLGKAERDGSNEYMDYQPGSLNTTDQLIKDINNIDAVFHIGDIVYSNGYISQWDQFTSQVEPIASVVPYMVASGNHERDVPGSGSFYDGNDSGGECGVPAETTFYVPAENRAKFWYSADYGMFRFCVADTEHDWREGSEQHAFIEKCLASVDRKNQPWLIFAAHRVLGYSSDYYYALAGSFAEPEGRESLQKLWQKYKVDIAFYGHVHNYERSCPVYEEQCVNSEKSHYSGTVNGTIHVVVGGAGAHLSKFSEINTTWSLYKDLDHGFVKMTAFNQSSLLFEYKKSRDGKVYDSFTISRDYKDVLACVHDGCEPTLF; encoded by the exons ATGCAGCAGGTTCCATACATATGCACTGCTCCAATAAAG TACGCATTTGCAAATTACTCGAATCCCGGATACGCAAAAACAGGCAAAAGTACGTTAAAACTACAGATAATCAATCAACGAGCTGATTTCTCGTTTGCCTTATTTTCCGGTGGATTATCAAAT CCAAAATTAGTGGCATATTCAAACTTCATTTCATTTGCAAATCCGAAAGCACCCCTTTATCCACGCCTCGCTCTAGGAAAATCTTGGAATGAA ATGACTGTGACATGGACAAGTGGCTACAACATAAACGAAGCAACGCCTGTTGTCTCGTGGGGAGTCATTGGTGAACGAGCTATGCTTTCTCCTGCGGGAACACGAACATTTCATCAAAATAGCATGTGCG ATTCACCTGCAAGGACAGTTGGCTGGCGTGATCCCGGTTTCATACATACAAGTTTCTTAAACAATTTGTGGCCTAACACCAA GTATTTTTACAAAATGGGACATAAGTTAGCTAACGGTACATACATTTGGAGCAAGAAGAAATATTCATTTACGTCGCCTCCTTACCCAGGACAGGAATCGTTACAACGTGTTGTTATATTCGGTGACTTGGGGAAG gCAGAACGTGACGGATCCAATGAGTACATGGATTACCAACCCGGTTCTCTTAACACGACTGACCAGCTGATTAAAGACATTAATAACATAGACGCTGTATTCCACATAGGAGATATAGTTTATTCGAACGGGTACATTTCACAATGGGACCAATTTACGTCACAAGTGGAACCCATCGCATCCGTTGTGCCATATATGGTTGCAAG TGGTAACCATGAACGCGACGTGCCTGGAAGTGGATCGTTTTATGACGGTAATGACTCGGGTGGCGAATGCGGTGTCCCAGCTGAGACAACGTTTTATGTTCCTGCTGAAAATAGAGCTAAATTCTG GTATTCAGCTGATTATGGAATGTTTCGTTTCTGCGTAGCGGACACCGAGCATGATTGGAGAGAAGGCAGTGAACAGCACGCGTTTATCGAGAAATGTCTCGCATCAGTAGACAGGAAAAACCAACCGTGGCTAATATTTGCTGCTCACCGTGTGCTCGGTTACTCGTCAGATTATTATTATGCATTGGCGGGCTCGTTTGCAGAGCCCGAAGGAAGAGAGAGTTTGCAGAAGCTATGGCAGAAATACAAAGTGGACATTGCATTTTACGGTCATGTCCATAACTATGAACGATCTTGCCCGGTTTATGAG GAACAATGTGTGAACTCTGAGAAATCTCACTATTCTGGTACGGTGAACGGGACAATCCATGTTGTGGTGGGTGGGGCGGGGGCCCACTTGTCGAAATTTAGTGAGATTAATACGACTTGGAGCTTATATAAGGATCTTGATCACGGGTTTGTGAAAATGACTGCATTTAACCAATCATCACTCCTGTTTGAGTACAAGAAGAGCAGAGATGGGAAGGTGTATGATTCATTCACCATCTCAAGAGACTACAAAGATGTGTTGGCATGTGTACATGATGGGTGTGAGCCTACCCTTTTTTAA
- the LOC110915671 gene encoding probable inactive purple acid phosphatase 27 isoform X1: MKILYTIAIFSLSFYAVLASPHIIKDGDYPITEQPLSKIAIHRSVLALHNEASIKASPTVLGLKGQDIEWVTVVLTHPKPSNDDWIGVFSPARFNASTCYYETADSMQQVPYICTAPIKYAFANYSNPGYAKTGKSTLKLQIINQRADFSFALFSGGLSNPKLVAYSNFISFANPKAPLYPRLALGKSWNEMTVTWTSGYNINEATPVVSWGVIGERAMLSPAGTRTFHQNSMCDSPARTVGWRDPGFIHTSFLNNLWPNTKYFYKMGHKLANGTYIWSKKKYSFTSPPYPGQESLQRVVIFGDLGKAERDGSNEYMDYQPGSLNTTDQLIKDINNIDAVFHIGDIVYSNGYISQWDQFTSQVEPIASVVPYMVASGNHERDVPGSGSFYDGNDSGGECGVPAETTFYVPAENRAKFWYSADYGMFRFCVADTEHDWREGSEQHAFIEKCLASVDRKNQPWLIFAAHRVLGYSSDYYYALAGSFAEPEGRESLQKLWQKYKVDIAFYGHVHNYERSCPVYEEQCVNSEKSHYSGTVNGTIHVVVGGAGAHLSKFSEINTTWSLYKDLDHGFVKMTAFNQSSLLFEYKKSRDGKVYDSFTISRDYKDVLACVHDGCEPTLF; encoded by the exons ATGAAGATCCTATATACAATTGCCATCTTTTCATTGTCATTTTATGCTGTTTTAGCATCACCCCATATAATCAAAGATGGTGATTACCCCATCACCGAACAACCCTTGTCGAAAATCGCAATTCACAGATCTGTTCTTGCTCTTCATAATGAGGCATCGATTAAAGCTTCCCCTACAGTTCTTGGTCTCAAG GGTCAGGATATTGAATGGGTGACTGTGGTGCTTACGCACCCGAAACCATCCAATGATGATTGGATTGGAGTATTTTCTCCTGCTAGATTCAA TGCATCAACTTGTTACTATGAGACTGCTGATTCTATGCAGCAGGTTCCATACATATGCACTGCTCCAATAAAG TACGCATTTGCAAATTACTCGAATCCCGGATACGCAAAAACAGGCAAAAGTACGTTAAAACTACAGATAATCAATCAACGAGCTGATTTCTCGTTTGCCTTATTTTCCGGTGGATTATCAAAT CCAAAATTAGTGGCATATTCAAACTTCATTTCATTTGCAAATCCGAAAGCACCCCTTTATCCACGCCTCGCTCTAGGAAAATCTTGGAATGAA ATGACTGTGACATGGACAAGTGGCTACAACATAAACGAAGCAACGCCTGTTGTCTCGTGGGGAGTCATTGGTGAACGAGCTATGCTTTCTCCTGCGGGAACACGAACATTTCATCAAAATAGCATGTGCG ATTCACCTGCAAGGACAGTTGGCTGGCGTGATCCCGGTTTCATACATACAAGTTTCTTAAACAATTTGTGGCCTAACACCAA GTATTTTTACAAAATGGGACATAAGTTAGCTAACGGTACATACATTTGGAGCAAGAAGAAATATTCATTTACGTCGCCTCCTTACCCAGGACAGGAATCGTTACAACGTGTTGTTATATTCGGTGACTTGGGGAAG gCAGAACGTGACGGATCCAATGAGTACATGGATTACCAACCCGGTTCTCTTAACACGACTGACCAGCTGATTAAAGACATTAATAACATAGACGCTGTATTCCACATAGGAGATATAGTTTATTCGAACGGGTACATTTCACAATGGGACCAATTTACGTCACAAGTGGAACCCATCGCATCCGTTGTGCCATATATGGTTGCAAG TGGTAACCATGAACGCGACGTGCCTGGAAGTGGATCGTTTTATGACGGTAATGACTCGGGTGGCGAATGCGGTGTCCCAGCTGAGACAACGTTTTATGTTCCTGCTGAAAATAGAGCTAAATTCTG GTATTCAGCTGATTATGGAATGTTTCGTTTCTGCGTAGCGGACACCGAGCATGATTGGAGAGAAGGCAGTGAACAGCACGCGTTTATCGAGAAATGTCTCGCATCAGTAGACAGGAAAAACCAACCGTGGCTAATATTTGCTGCTCACCGTGTGCTCGGTTACTCGTCAGATTATTATTATGCATTGGCGGGCTCGTTTGCAGAGCCCGAAGGAAGAGAGAGTTTGCAGAAGCTATGGCAGAAATACAAAGTGGACATTGCATTTTACGGTCATGTCCATAACTATGAACGATCTTGCCCGGTTTATGAG GAACAATGTGTGAACTCTGAGAAATCTCACTATTCTGGTACGGTGAACGGGACAATCCATGTTGTGGTGGGTGGGGCGGGGGCCCACTTGTCGAAATTTAGTGAGATTAATACGACTTGGAGCTTATATAAGGATCTTGATCACGGGTTTGTGAAAATGACTGCATTTAACCAATCATCACTCCTGTTTGAGTACAAGAAGAGCAGAGATGGGAAGGTGTATGATTCATTCACCATCTCAAGAGACTACAAAGATGTGTTGGCATGTGTACATGATGGGTGTGAGCCTACCCTTTTTTAA